Proteins from a single region of Erythrobacter sp.:
- a CDS encoding MFS transporter — MEPASPLAIADFRRYWCARFIAVFATMSMVVLIGYQLYDVAREDYGMSVAEASFQLGLLGLAQFIPLFLLTPVAGLAADRFDRRYVAAFANGLDGLIAALLALLTWADALNLPILFTLAAAHGAARVFVNPAMSAIAPNIVPAPLLPRAIAMSSMAWQTASVIAPAVGGLVFARYDWLPHAMSALMLGGAMLLVIGIRPIKANHTGQRLKPLRQIIEGMVYVWRERFLLGCITLDLFAVLLAGATALLPVFARDILFVGPEGLGLMRAAPALGASSVALYLAFRPLERKVGMKMLYAVAAFGALTIAFGFSRSFLLSLAILAMMGAVDMISVFIRSSLVQLFTPDDKRGRVSAISGLAISASNELGEMQSGIAAAILGATGAVVFGGAGAILVTLVWAWYFPELRRANSFEPQELKREVTT; from the coding sequence ATGGAACCCGCCAGCCCCCTCGCGATAGCCGATTTCCGGCGATACTGGTGCGCGCGGTTCATCGCCGTGTTCGCCACCATGTCGATGGTGGTGCTGATCGGCTACCAGCTCTACGACGTGGCGCGCGAGGATTACGGGATGAGCGTGGCCGAGGCCTCGTTCCAGCTCGGCCTGCTAGGCCTTGCGCAGTTCATCCCGCTGTTCCTCCTGACCCCTGTCGCAGGGCTCGCGGCTGACCGGTTTGACCGGCGTTATGTCGCCGCCTTTGCCAATGGATTGGACGGGCTGATCGCCGCGTTGCTGGCGCTGCTGACCTGGGCCGATGCACTCAATCTGCCGATCCTCTTCACCCTTGCCGCGGCCCACGGCGCGGCGCGGGTCTTCGTCAATCCGGCGATGAGCGCGATTGCACCCAATATCGTGCCTGCCCCCTTGCTGCCGCGCGCGATCGCGATGTCCTCGATGGCGTGGCAGACCGCGAGCGTCATCGCCCCGGCGGTCGGCGGGCTGGTATTTGCACGTTACGACTGGCTGCCCCACGCCATGTCCGCGCTGATGCTGGGCGGTGCGATGCTGCTGGTGATCGGCATCCGCCCGATCAAGGCCAACCATACCGGTCAGCGCCTGAAGCCGCTGCGCCAGATCATCGAGGGAATGGTCTATGTCTGGCGCGAGCGCTTCCTGCTCGGCTGCATCACGCTCGATCTGTTCGCCGTGCTGCTGGCCGGAGCGACCGCGCTGCTGCCGGTGTTTGCGCGCGATATCCTCTTTGTCGGTCCCGAGGGGCTCGGCCTGATGCGTGCCGCCCCGGCGCTCGGCGCATCGAGCGTTGCCCTGTATCTCGCTTTCCGTCCGCTGGAGCGCAAGGTGGGGATGAAGATGCTCTATGCGGTCGCCGCTTTCGGTGCGCTCACCATTGCTTTCGGCTTTTCGCGCAGCTTCCTGCTGTCGCTCGCGATCCTTGCGATGATGGGCGCGGTGGACATGATTTCGGTGTTCATCCGGAGTTCGCTGGTCCAGCTCTTCACCCCCGATGACAAGCGCGGGCGTGTCTCGGCCATTTCGGGCCTCGCGATCTCGGCCTCGAACGAATTGGGAGAGATGCAGTCCGGCATCGCCGCCGCGATACTCGGCGCCACCGGCGCGGTTGTGTTCGGCGGGGCGGGTGCGATACTCGTAACGCTGGTCTGGGCGTGGTATTTCCCCGAATTGCGCCGCGCGAACAGTTTTGAGCCGCAGGAACTCAAGAGAGAGGTAACGACATGA
- the cysK gene encoding cysteine synthase A → MKADSILATIGSTPHIRLARMFPDHEVWVKSERGNPGGSIKDRIALAMVEDAEARGALKASGTIVEPTSGNTGIGLAMVAAVKGYKLVLVMPESMSIERRRLMLAYGASFDLTPRERGMKGAIERAQELVEQTPGAWMPSQFDNAANPAVHARTTAQEILADFADAPIDVMITGVGTGGHLTGCAEELKKHWAGFKAYGVEPELSPVINGGQPGPHPIQGIGAGFIPGNLHTNAIDGAITVGAEEAKEMARRAAREEGMLVGISSGATLAAIAKKLKELPAGSRVLGFNYDTGERYLSVPDFLPVE, encoded by the coding sequence ATGAAGGCCGACTCCATTCTCGCCACCATCGGCAGCACGCCGCATATTCGCCTTGCGCGGATGTTCCCTGATCACGAAGTCTGGGTGAAGTCCGAAAGGGGCAATCCGGGCGGTTCGATCAAGGATCGTATCGCGCTCGCGATGGTCGAGGATGCAGAGGCGCGCGGCGCGCTCAAGGCGAGCGGCACGATTGTCGAGCCGACTTCGGGCAACACCGGCATCGGCCTTGCGATGGTTGCCGCGGTCAAGGGCTACAAGCTGGTGCTGGTCATGCCCGAATCCATGTCGATCGAGCGGCGGCGTCTGATGCTGGCCTATGGCGCGAGCTTCGACCTTACCCCGCGCGAACGCGGCATGAAGGGTGCGATCGAGCGAGCGCAGGAACTGGTCGAGCAGACCCCCGGCGCGTGGATGCCGAGCCAGTTCGACAATGCCGCCAACCCGGCCGTTCACGCCCGCACCACCGCGCAGGAAATCCTCGCCGACTTCGCTGACGCACCGATCGATGTGATGATCACCGGGGTCGGCACGGGCGGGCACCTCACCGGCTGCGCGGAGGAGTTGAAGAAGCACTGGGCAGGCTTCAAGGCCTATGGCGTGGAGCCGGAGCTTTCGCCGGTGATCAACGGCGGCCAGCCCGGCCCGCACCCGATCCAGGGCATCGGCGCTGGCTTCATCCCCGGCAACCTCCACACCAACGCCATCGACGGGGCAATCACCGTGGGCGCGGAAGAGGCCAAGGAGATGGCCCGCCGCGCCGCCCGCGAGGAAGGGATGCTGGTGGGCATTTCCAGCGGTGCGACCCTCGCCGCCATCGCCAAGAAGCTGAAGGAATTGCCCGCAGGCAGCCGCGTGCTCGGCTTCAACTATGACACTGGCGAGCGCTATCTTTCGGTGCCGGATTTCCTGCCGGTCGAATGA
- a CDS encoding M20/M25/M40 family metallo-hydrolase encodes MALLAPMPLAAEPVQAGALSPSFKAQLDAQYDRIIADLIRITETPAPPFKEHKRAELFAQMLRDAGLKDVSIDEEGNVLALRPGQTNAPVFVVSAHLDTVFPEGTPIKVTREGERLLAPGIGDDSLGLASILAWIRILEANRIPTRQPILFVGTVGEEGAGDLRGVRHLFTKGAWKGRIGTFLSVDNADAGRVVHAAVGSRRYRLGFKGPDGHSYGAFGIVNPMAAMAEAVRGIYAINVPAEPKTTYAATVVHGGTSVNAIPDLVTLEVDMRSGDPAALRKLEDDVLAAAAAGVASENAARSVRPGSISLDPQLIGDRPAGTTQPVHPLVSDALAASRAAGFDARLDQSSTDSNIPMSLGVPALTIGTGAGGGRTHSVEEYLETGRERFVAGVSVGLAIILAQTQTSAP; translated from the coding sequence ATGGCTTTGCTTGCCCCGATGCCGCTCGCGGCCGAGCCGGTGCAGGCCGGCGCGCTTTCGCCATCGTTCAAGGCGCAGCTTGATGCGCAATATGACCGGATCATCGCCGATCTCATCCGCATCACCGAAACCCCTGCGCCGCCGTTCAAGGAGCACAAGCGCGCCGAACTTTTTGCGCAGATGCTGCGCGATGCCGGGCTCAAGGATGTCAGCATCGACGAGGAGGGCAATGTCCTCGCTCTTCGCCCCGGACAGACAAATGCGCCCGTGTTCGTCGTCTCGGCCCATCTCGACACCGTGTTTCCCGAAGGCACGCCCATCAAAGTGACACGCGAAGGCGAACGCCTGCTGGCTCCCGGCATTGGTGACGACAGCCTCGGCCTCGCATCGATCCTGGCATGGATCCGAATTCTGGAGGCCAACCGCATCCCGACCCGCCAACCCATCCTGTTTGTCGGCACTGTGGGCGAGGAAGGCGCGGGCGATCTGCGCGGCGTGCGTCACCTCTTCACCAAGGGTGCATGGAAGGGGCGGATCGGCACGTTCCTTTCGGTCGACAATGCTGATGCAGGACGCGTGGTTCACGCAGCTGTCGGCTCACGGCGCTACCGTCTCGGCTTCAAGGGGCCGGACGGCCACTCTTACGGGGCTTTCGGCATCGTCAATCCGATGGCCGCCATGGCCGAGGCTGTGCGCGGGATCTATGCCATCAACGTGCCGGCCGAGCCCAAGACGACCTATGCCGCTACGGTCGTCCATGGCGGAACCTCGGTCAACGCGATCCCCGATCTGGTGACGCTCGAAGTCGACATGCGCTCGGGCGATCCCGCCGCGCTGCGCAAGCTCGAAGACGATGTGTTGGCGGCAGCAGCCGCGGGCGTAGCGTCCGAGAATGCCGCGCGATCGGTGCGGCCCGGTTCGATCAGCCTTGATCCGCAACTGATCGGAGACCGTCCCGCAGGCACAACTCAGCCGGTTCATCCCTTGGTGAGCGATGCGCTCGCAGCCTCGCGCGCGGCGGGCTTTGACGCGCGGCTCGACCAATCCTCGACCGATTCGAACATCCCGATGAGCCTCGGCGTGCCTGCGTTGACAATCGGCACCGGCGCGGGCGGCGGGCGCACTCATAGCGTCGAGGAATATCTCGAAACCGGACGCGAGCGTTTCGTGGCAGGGGTTTCGGTGGGCCTCGCGATCATCCTCGCGCAGACCCAGACGAGCGCACCTTAA
- a CDS encoding dienelactone hydrolase family protein produces the protein MSLQPLAYADGDTALTGLLARPSGSPRAAVAVFPTFMNTSPGVEAKALALAQAGCVALVTDFYGPDAPHDAASAFGAVERLRADPLAMRRRLRASLAALEQAAPGLPMIAIGFCLGGMAVLELARDGADLALAASFHGLLATPLPAAAPIAPRLLVCHGDADTLVPRADVTGFWEEMDRVGAQWQLMSFAGVEHGFTNPLTPDRKPNPAYDARADRQSWNALMDLIDEIAPPQH, from the coding sequence ATGAGCCTTCAGCCCCTCGCCTATGCCGATGGAGACACCGCGCTAACCGGATTGCTGGCGCGGCCCTCCGGCTCGCCGCGCGCAGCTGTGGCAGTGTTTCCGACCTTTATGAACACGTCGCCGGGGGTCGAGGCCAAGGCGCTGGCGCTCGCGCAGGCTGGGTGCGTGGCATTGGTCACGGATTTCTACGGCCCCGATGCGCCGCATGATGCCGCCAGTGCCTTTGGTGCGGTGGAGCGGCTGCGCGCCGATCCGCTCGCCATGCGCCGCCGATTGCGTGCAAGCCTTGCCGCGCTCGAACAGGCGGCGCCCGGACTGCCGATGATTGCGATCGGATTTTGTCTGGGCGGAATGGCGGTGCTGGAACTGGCGCGGGACGGAGCCGATCTGGCGCTGGCGGCTAGCTTCCACGGCCTGCTTGCCACCCCCCTGCCCGCCGCCGCGCCCATCGCCCCGCGCCTGCTGGTGTGCCACGGCGATGCCGACACACTGGTGCCGCGCGCCGATGTGACTGGTTTCTGGGAGGAAATGGACCGCGTTGGCGCGCAGTGGCAGTTGATGTCCTTTGCAGGGGTGGAGCACGGCTTCACCAACCCGCTCACGCCGGACCGGAAACCCAATCCCGCCTATGATGCGCGCGCCGATCGCCAGTCGTGGAACGCGCTGATGGACCTCATCGACGAAATCGCGCCGCCGCAGCACTAA